A single genomic interval of Macadamia integrifolia cultivar HAES 741 chromosome 6, SCU_Mint_v3, whole genome shotgun sequence harbors:
- the LOC122081001 gene encoding anamorsin homolog: MEASATKGNILILTDEVVIPISAVSTAIKVLESEKAVQNDPLIITQASSLKELPVQSSSLDIVISISSTLELLGNQLLEEMSRVLKPGGVILIQILQQPSSTLERKVLMAGFLEPLVLQLKPFVRQDNIQSLTIKAKKPSWNVGSSFSINKKTQSLPKVQINDDLDLIDEDSLLTEEDLKKPQLPPVGDCEVGSTRKACKNCTCGRAEAEQKVEKLGLTAEQLNNPQSACGNCGLGDAFRCSTCPYKGLPAFKLGDKVSLPGNFLVADI; encoded by the exons ATG GAGGCGAGTGCTACAAAGGGAAACATTCTCATACTTACAGATGAAGTGGTCATACCTATCAGTGCAGTTTCAACTGCAATTAAGGTGCTTGAGAGTGAAAAGGCTGTGCAGAATGATCCTCTAATCATCACCCAAGCCTCATCTCTAa AAGAGCTTCCAGTTCAGTCGTCCTCTCTGGATATAGTTATCTCGATCTCAAGTACACTTGAACTTCTTGGAAATCAATTGCTTGAAGAGATGTCCAGAGTATTGAAACCTGGTGGAGTGATCCTAATTCAGATTCTGCAGCAGCCAAGCTCTACCCTTGAGCGCAAAGTACTGATGGCAGGATTCCTTGAACCTCTAGTTCTCCAACTCAAACCATTTGTACGGCAAGATAACATTCAGTCTCTTACG ATTAAGGCCAAAAAACCTTCTTGGAACGTTGGTTCATCATTTTCCATCAACAAGAAGACACAAAGTTTGCCAAAAGTCCAAATTAATGATGACTTGGATCTTATTGATGAAGATAGTCTTTTGACAGAGGAAGACTTGAAGAAACCACAATTGCCACCTg TTGGTGATTGTGAAGTTGGAAGCACAAGGAAAGCTTGTAAGAATTGCACTTGTGGACGGGCTGAGGCAGAACAGAAAGTGGAGAAGCTGGGATTGACTGCAGAACAGCTGAACAACCCTCAATCTGCATGTGGCAAT TGTGGACTAGGAGATGCATTCCGGTGCAGTACATGCCCTTACAAGGGTCTTCCTGCATTCAAATTGGGTGACAAG GTATCGCTACCTGGAAACTTCCTTGTTGCTGACATTTGA
- the LOC122082118 gene encoding anamorsin homolog has protein sequence MEASATKGNILILTDEVVIPVSAVSTAIMVLESEKAVQNDPLIITQASSLKELPVQSSSLDIVISISSTLELLGNQLLEEMSRVLKPGGVILIQILQQPSSTLERKVLMAGFLEPLVLQLKPFVRQDNIQSLTVSLALXK, from the exons GAGGCGAGTGCTACAAAGGGAAACATTCTCATACTTACAGATGAAGTGGTCATACCTGTCAGTGCAGTTTCAACTGCAATTATGGTGCTTGAGAGTGAAAAGGCTGTGCAGAATGATCCTCTAATCATCACCCAAGCCTCATCTCTAa AAGAGCTTCCGGTTCAGTCGTCCTCTCTGGATATAGTTATCTCGATCTCAAGTACACTTGAACTTCTTGGAAATCAATTGCTTGAAGAGATGTCCAGAGTATTGAAACCTGGTGGAGTGATCCTAATTCAGATTCTGCAGCAGCCAAGCTCTACCCTTGAGCGCAAAGTACTGATGGCAGGATTCCTTGAACCTCTAGTTCTCCAACTCAAACCATTTGTACGGCAAGATAACATTCAGTCTCTTACGGTGAGTTTGGCGCTGNttaaatga
- the LOC122081491 gene encoding protein COFACTOR ASSEMBLY OF COMPLEX C SUBUNIT B CCB3, chloroplastic-like — MATSSALQSRPQIKGLPYLLRKKRRSFSISESFKCPTKRTIDRLVMRGGTYCLLEVAADAYAELSPSNASILRNSLDISRTALNLDINIPKASQSISYYLQRIMLADLDPSSAKLAIGILGPFLSAFGFLFIVRIVMSWYPKLPVGKFPYVLAYAPTEPLLIPTRKLIPPLGGVDVTPVVWFGLLSFLNEILVGPQGLLVLLSQQV; from the exons ATGGCGACCTCTTCTGCTCTGCAATCTCGCCCTCAAATCAAAG GACTACCATATCTGCTTCGCAAGAAACGAAGAAGTTTCAGTATCTCT GAAAGCTTCAAGTGCCCAACCAAAAGAACAATTGATCGCTTGGTAATGCGAGGTGGTACATACTGTTTGCTTGAAGTTGCAGCAGATGCCTATGCTGAACTCTCACCATCAAATGCATCTATTTTACGTAATTCATTGGATATATCAAGGACTGCCCTTAATCTTGATATTAACATACCAAAGGCATCACAATCCATTTCCTACTACTTGCAGAGAATCATGCTAGCAGACCTGGATCCATCATCGGCTAAGCTGGCAATTGGTATCTTGGGGCCCTTCTTATCAGCATTTGGATTTCTTTTTATTGTAAGAATAGTAATGTCCTGGTACCCCAAGCTACCTGTTGGGAAATTCCCTTATGTTTTAGCTTATGCTCCTACAGAACCACTTCTCATACCAACCAGGAAGTTGATTCCACCTCTTGGAGGAGTGGATGTAACCCCTGTGGTCTGGTTTGGACTGTTAAGTTTCCTAAATGAAATATTGGTAGGCCCTCAAGGACTTCTTGTGCTACTATCACAACAGGTTTAG